GAAAATCGCCGCTTGAAATTCCTCACGCCAAACCCGAACATTTCCGCCACGTCATTTACAACAAGCTGACCGCCTAAATTCCCTTCTAGCCACGTTTGAACTTCCAAAATCTTCAAATCACCGTGCCCTTTCGGCATCGACCAAAGCACGTAGCAGGTCTGTTCCGTTCTAGCCGAATCAATTAGCAAATAACGGCTACACGTATGCGCCAACTTAAAGTCCGAAAACTTTCTAATTATATAGAGCATCATGTCAAGCGTAGCGGTTGACCCCGCACTAGTAATGTAACGATTATCCTCACTTAAGATTTGATCAGCATTAACAATAACCTTCGGATGCCGACTACTTAAAAGCCCAGCGAATGCCCAGTGGGTGGTAACCCTAATAAAATCAAGCATGCTATTTTCCGCAAGTACAAAAGTCGCCGTACACATTGTAGCTATCTCAGCACCTTGCGCATGCTGCGACCTGAGCCAATTTCCATATTTTTTGAATTCGGGAATCACATCCTTCAATGTTAACAAAAACCCCGGTATCACCACTAAGTCGGTGCACTGAATCTCATCCAAAGATTTTTCGACTTTTATCTGCTGCCCGCCATAGGCATCAACGTTACGCCCCTTCAGCGAGGCCATGCATACATCGAAAATTGGATGTTCGCGCCCCGAAAAATGGTTTGCTAAAGCAAACACCTCCCAGGCAACTGCTGCACTGGCGGCGGAACATTGATCTATGACAAGAATTGTTACATGCATGGGCCAAATTTCACTTATCACATGCTTAATTGCACTAATGACCATTCTCGTGGTAATGGCACATCGCTATAATTAGTGAGAACAACGCGCGCGCCCGTAAAGCGACTAATAGCCTCGGCACCAATATATGTGGCAATTGAGATTGCGTCAAAGGCCGTTGCACCACTGATCCCACCTCAGATGAAGAGCCTTCAATGCTACATATATTGCTGTTGCTACCGACGCTGTTAATCAGTTTCTCCGCACTGGCAGATGAACCTTTTGAATTATACATTCCTAACTCGCCGCCACTGGCATGGTCAAACATTACCAGCCAAGGTATAACCATCACCCCCATAATTACAGCACTTGAGCAAACCAAAAAAAATATAATACTTCGAGAGACCCCTTGGCCACGAGCCCAGAAGGAGGTCTCCAGTGGGCGGAACAAGTTGATTGCACCTCTTGCACGCACTGCCTCTCGCGAAGATAAATTCACTTGGATAGCCC
The sequence above is drawn from the Pseudomonas putida genome and encodes:
- a CDS encoding GlxA family transcriptional regulator, whose product is MHVTILVIDQCSAASAAVAWEVFALANHFSGREHPIFDVCMASLKGRNVDAYGGQQIKVEKSLDEIQCTDLVVIPGFLLTLKDVIPEFKKYGNWLRSQHAQGAEIATMCTATFVLAENSMLDFIRVTTHWAFAGLLSSRHPKVIVNADQILSEDNRYITSAGSTATLDMMLYIIRKFSDFKLAHTCSRYLLIDSARTEQTCYVLWSMPKGHGDLKILEVQTWLEGNLGGQLVVNDVAEMFGFGVRNFKRRFSEATGYTPINYIQTLRLERAKILLETTNQAFDSITKQVGYSDSNSFRQLFSKRVGIPPAAYRKKFKGVLA